The following coding sequences lie in one Posidoniimonas polymericola genomic window:
- a CDS encoding PEP-CTERM sorting domain-containing protein (PEP-CTERM proteins occur, often in large numbers, in the proteomes of bacteria that also encode an exosortase, a predicted intramembrane cysteine proteinase. The presence of a PEP-CTERM domain at a protein's C-terminus predicts cleavage within the sorting domain, followed by covalent anchoring to some some component of the (usually Gram-negative) cell surface. Many PEP-CTERM proteins exhibit an unusual sequence composition that includes large numbers of potential glycosylation sites. Expression of one such protein has been shown restore the ability of a bacterium to form floc, a type of biofilm.), with product MAFNSARVAALLVAFASMAGAASAQLTVFTDQAAWESAVLGLGLTPTTETFDGLSIFDMQPSDGLLPINGDFGITVTGADSGDADDAFIDAGQFHGEIFPLTEHASYDHVFNRPVRAFGQFFDGAASGLGIKISTPDGDIDIHDFYSGFEDGFLGFLSTNAYDRVRIIGSDADGGSEVGEIYEALDVSYASSGVLFGKSLRFQLVTNQGGVDVFFSETVDKVVDDQVEFESIAGLQFFEPNGPSSLRAVDVGFDITSSDSIVFDFSNAGSGRFSTRDFNGYVFSDAADNLPPIIGVSIDPSSTFGLTPEDILFTEDEIRIDVSGLSRSPSTTAILHLEFGPEIALPGDYNADGVVDAADYTVWRENVDGPAGVLPNDPNGGTIGDAQYATWKTHFGKTLTPNPTLSPATVPEPASVALLAFAAAAGLTRRRVGF from the coding sequence ATGGCATTCAATTCTGCACGCGTCGCAGCGCTGCTGGTGGCGTTCGCCTCGATGGCCGGCGCCGCCAGCGCCCAGCTGACCGTCTTCACCGATCAGGCCGCCTGGGAATCGGCGGTCCTCGGCCTCGGACTGACCCCCACCACAGAGACCTTCGATGGGCTCTCGATCTTCGATATGCAGCCTTCAGACGGCCTGCTGCCGATTAACGGCGACTTCGGCATCACGGTCACTGGGGCCGATAGCGGCGACGCGGACGACGCGTTCATCGACGCCGGCCAGTTCCACGGCGAAATCTTCCCGCTAACCGAGCACGCCAGCTACGACCATGTGTTCAACCGGCCGGTGCGCGCGTTTGGTCAGTTCTTCGACGGGGCCGCGTCGGGGCTGGGCATCAAAATATCAACGCCCGACGGCGATATCGACATACACGACTTCTACAGCGGTTTTGAAGATGGCTTCCTCGGGTTCTTGTCGACCAACGCATACGACCGGGTCCGCATCATCGGCAGCGACGCCGACGGCGGGTCTGAAGTGGGCGAGATCTACGAGGCCCTGGATGTGTCCTATGCGTCGTCCGGGGTGCTCTTCGGGAAGTCGCTGCGTTTCCAGCTCGTTACCAACCAGGGAGGAGTCGACGTGTTCTTCTCCGAGACGGTCGATAAGGTGGTCGACGACCAAGTCGAGTTCGAGAGCATCGCCGGGTTGCAGTTCTTCGAACCCAATGGGCCTTCGTCGCTACGAGCTGTCGACGTTGGTTTTGACATTACTAGCAGCGATTCAATTGTGTTTGATTTTTCGAACGCCGGCAGCGGGAGATTCTCGACCCGCGACTTCAACGGCTACGTGTTCTCCGACGCGGCGGACAACCTGCCCCCGATCATCGGGGTCAGCATCGATCCATCAAGCACGTTCGGTCTGACGCCAGAAGACATCCTCTTCACCGAGGACGAGATCCGTATCGATGTCTCCGGCCTGAGTCGCAGCCCATCCACAACCGCGATCCTGCACCTCGAGTTCGGCCCCGAAATCGCCCTGCCGGGCGACTACAACGCCGACGGCGTGGTCGACGCGGCCGACTACACCGTGTGGCGGGAAAACGTCGACGGCCCGGCCGGCGTTCTTCCTAACGACCCGAATGGCGGCACGATTGGCGACGCCCAGTACGCGACCTGGAAGACGCATTTCGGGAAGACGCTCACGCCGAATCCGACCCTCAGTCCTGCCACGGTCCCGGAGCCGGCTTCGGTGGCGCTGCTCGCGTTCGCCGCAGCGGCGGGGCTGACCCGACGTCGGGTCGGTTTCTGA
- a CDS encoding PEP-CTERM sorting domain-containing protein: protein MKMRAHPTTFLIVLAAAAGATSAASAVLIREINGPDAASIQATVDAFRADLGAPNAPEPVNHPGGRREVNWDAAPDSVSDPNPFPGDFFNAGSFPRARGIEFLPTGETTGFELSSTAASGEPVEFGFDAGFTFFSAERLFTPIGGETFDVRFFDPANPGTPAFSTGLGVVFTDVESADSTTMTFYDAYDNVLLTRSVLEGDNAGLSFLGASFDEAIVARVSIVGGLDASDSVVMDDFIFGEPQAVPEPSSLAVLCLAAVGGIMGRRRAC from the coding sequence ATGAAGATGCGCGCCCACCCAACCACTTTCCTGATTGTCCTGGCCGCCGCCGCCGGCGCCACATCTGCTGCGTCGGCCGTGTTGATCCGCGAGATCAACGGCCCCGACGCCGCCAGCATCCAGGCCACGGTCGACGCGTTCCGGGCAGACCTGGGCGCGCCGAACGCCCCCGAGCCGGTCAACCACCCCGGCGGACGCCGTGAGGTTAACTGGGACGCCGCGCCTGATTCCGTGAGCGACCCCAACCCATTCCCCGGCGACTTCTTCAACGCAGGGTCCTTCCCCCGCGCCCGCGGCATTGAGTTCCTGCCGACCGGCGAAACCACCGGCTTCGAGCTCAGCAGCACCGCCGCCAGCGGCGAGCCGGTCGAGTTCGGCTTCGACGCCGGCTTCACGTTCTTCAGCGCCGAACGCCTGTTCACCCCGATCGGCGGAGAAACGTTCGACGTTCGGTTCTTTGACCCGGCCAACCCCGGCACGCCAGCGTTCTCCACCGGCCTCGGCGTGGTGTTCACCGACGTCGAGTCGGCGGACAGCACGACCATGACTTTCTACGACGCCTACGACAACGTGCTGCTCACGCGGTCGGTGCTCGAGGGCGACAACGCCGGTTTGTCGTTCCTCGGCGCGTCATTCGACGAGGCGATTGTCGCCCGGGTGTCGATCGTCGGCGGCCTCGACGCGTCCGATTCGGTTGTGATGGACGACTTCATCTTCGGCGAGCCACAGGCGGTCCCCGAGCCGTCCTCGCTGGCCGTGCTCTGCCTGGCGGCGGTTGGCGGCATCATGGGCCGCCGCCGAGCCTGCTAG
- a CDS encoding RNA polymerase sigma factor, whose product MPPLSRDEFTELYLAAHPKLWTVAVAVIGDRDLAEDALQDAAITGLNKVDSYERGTNFAAWMSQIVRFTSLNYLRKREKRDRTADPQHIVEATADSARGQNTTAEPVLTHASGAFDPDKLGIDDQLAAALVTLPADRRICLLLRIVQALSYDEIAEMLGIPASTAMSHVHRAKAALKSQLSANVPTEGGAA is encoded by the coding sequence ATGCCGCCGCTCTCCCGCGACGAATTCACCGAGCTCTACCTGGCCGCCCACCCGAAGCTGTGGACGGTTGCGGTGGCGGTGATTGGCGACCGCGACCTGGCCGAAGACGCCCTGCAGGACGCGGCGATCACAGGCCTGAATAAGGTCGACTCCTACGAGCGGGGAACCAATTTTGCTGCGTGGATGTCGCAGATCGTTCGGTTCACGTCGCTGAATTACCTCCGCAAGCGAGAAAAGCGGGATAGAACGGCCGACCCGCAACATATAGTAGAGGCGACCGCAGACTCGGCCCGCGGACAGAACACGACCGCCGAGCCTGTGCTGACCCACGCCTCGGGAGCTTTCGACCCAGACAAGCTAGGGATCGACGACCAACTGGCGGCCGCGCTTGTCACGCTGCCCGCGGACCGTCGGATCTGCCTGCTGCTGCGGATCGTGCAGGCGCTGTCGTACGACGAGATCGCAGAGATGCTCGGCATCCCCGCCTCTACCGCTATGAGCCACGTCCACCGCGCCAAGGCGGCCCTGAAGAGTCAATTGTCGGCCAATGTCCCGACCGAAGGGGGGGCAGCATGA
- a CDS encoding DUF1559 family PulG-like putative transporter, with protein MPSNQSRQVGFTLVELLVVIAIIGVLAALLMPAVQAAREASRRSSCSNNLRQLGLAIANYESRSRRFPAGRRGCAKNPLAPWPGNVCQRVDEADRLNGASGLVYLLPDLEEQARFDALEPASGGLWNDNLNELTWYNTAGEGKLEALRQTPDVMRCPSSQSEELCEVYPPTLVATGDYAFSQGTLGPDADLAQAIYLNDGVFMYARTRRIAEVTDGLSHTFFLGEVTHAETWVSTNVWTYGRHGADTLRSTRNLLNETPGAGVVRERRNAAFGSWHSSGANFAFGDGHVTFVTDGLDPVVYNAAAAIADGTPVGEF; from the coding sequence ATGCCGAGTAACCAATCGCGGCAGGTCGGGTTCACGCTGGTCGAGTTGCTGGTCGTGATTGCCATTATCGGCGTCCTGGCAGCGCTGCTGATGCCAGCCGTGCAGGCGGCGCGCGAGGCGTCGCGGAGGTCGTCCTGCAGCAACAACCTCCGACAGCTCGGCCTGGCCATTGCCAATTACGAGTCCCGCAGTCGCCGTTTCCCAGCCGGACGCCGCGGCTGCGCGAAGAACCCACTGGCGCCCTGGCCCGGGAACGTCTGTCAGCGGGTTGATGAAGCGGACCGACTGAACGGAGCCAGCGGCCTTGTCTACCTGCTGCCCGACCTTGAGGAACAGGCCCGCTTCGACGCGCTCGAGCCGGCAAGTGGCGGCCTGTGGAACGACAACCTCAACGAGCTAACCTGGTACAACACCGCGGGCGAAGGCAAGCTCGAAGCCCTCCGTCAGACGCCGGACGTGATGCGGTGCCCGAGCTCCCAGTCCGAGGAGCTGTGCGAGGTCTACCCGCCGACGCTCGTGGCGACCGGCGACTACGCGTTCTCGCAGGGGACCCTCGGCCCCGACGCCGACCTGGCCCAGGCCATCTACCTCAACGACGGCGTGTTCATGTACGCCCGCACCCGGCGGATCGCCGAAGTCACCGACGGGCTGTCGCACACGTTCTTCCTCGGCGAGGTGACCCACGCCGAGACCTGGGTCTCGACCAATGTGTGGACCTACGGCCGGCACGGGGCCGACACGCTCCGCAGCACCCGCAATCTGCTCAACGAAACGCCCGGCGCCGGCGTTGTCCGCGAACGCCGCAACGCCGCCTTCGGCAGCTGGCACAGCAGCGGCGCCAACTTTGCCTTCGGCGACGGTCACGTGACGTTCGTGACCGATGGTCTCGACCCGGTGGTCTACAACGCCGCCGCGGCGATCGCCGACGGCACGCCCGTGGGCGAATTCTAG
- a CDS encoding serine hydrolase domain-containing protein, protein MLREHATAIALIWLLLVATPDCPAADFAHNEGFSKLTQLAEGLLRGDHVRRRVPGFEILLLRDGQPVYHRAFGDWELGRLAQTDSSSKTLAGGLVMSVVDSGEQGFSLDSRLGEFLPEFAKGELAPITVRQAFSHSSGIKGQDVGSLILRTKRIELRQGARLIARQSLEHGPPGSRFAYGGLSMQATGAALEAATGTPYCELFAERITGPLGMHHTRYTLASDSNPRVAGGVQSTAADFSRYMDMLLNHGVDRPSGRRVLSAQAVNALLTRQTNESLPIDHSPVDNNRYGIGVWLDQLAEPGPAVDAMAGGARGFHSWIDRGRGLVLTLSTDETTFANLEPAAELMRAAVVEELAGAQRLQDLPGQSN, encoded by the coding sequence ATGCTCCGAGAACACGCCACTGCGATCGCCCTGATCTGGCTGCTGCTGGTCGCTACGCCGGACTGCCCCGCTGCCGACTTCGCACACAATGAAGGTTTCAGCAAGTTGACCCAGCTCGCCGAAGGCCTGCTCCGCGGCGATCACGTCCGGCGGCGGGTCCCCGGGTTCGAGATCCTGCTGCTGCGGGACGGTCAGCCGGTCTATCACCGGGCGTTCGGCGACTGGGAGCTCGGCCGGCTGGCGCAGACCGACAGCAGCTCGAAAACGCTCGCCGGCGGGCTGGTGATGTCGGTGGTCGACAGCGGTGAGCAAGGTTTCTCGCTCGACAGCCGCCTGGGCGAGTTCCTGCCGGAGTTCGCCAAGGGGGAGCTCGCGCCGATCACAGTGCGGCAGGCGTTCTCCCACTCCTCGGGCATCAAGGGGCAGGACGTCGGCTCGCTGATCCTCCGCACCAAGCGGATCGAGCTGCGGCAAGGGGCCAGGCTGATCGCGCGACAATCTCTCGAGCACGGCCCCCCTGGGTCGCGGTTCGCGTACGGCGGGTTGTCGATGCAGGCGACCGGCGCCGCGCTCGAAGCGGCAACCGGCACGCCCTACTGCGAGCTGTTCGCCGAGCGGATCACCGGGCCGCTCGGGATGCACCACACGCGGTACACGCTGGCGAGCGACTCGAACCCGCGGGTGGCCGGCGGGGTGCAGTCGACCGCGGCCGACTTCAGCCGCTACATGGACATGCTGCTCAACCACGGAGTCGACCGGCCGAGCGGCCGCCGCGTGCTGAGCGCGCAGGCGGTCAACGCGTTGCTGACCCGGCAGACCAACGAGTCGCTGCCGATCGACCACTCGCCGGTCGACAACAACCGCTACGGGATCGGCGTGTGGCTCGACCAGCTGGCCGAGCCCGGCCCGGCGGTCGACGCGATGGCGGGCGGGGCGCGGGGGTTCCACAGCTGGATCGATCGCGGACGCGGCCTGGTGCTGACGCTGTCAACCGACGAGACGACCTTTGCGAACCTCGAGCCGGCCGCCGAGCTGATGCGTGCGGCGGTGGTCGAGGAGCTGGCCGGGGCGCAGCGTCTCCAGGATCTGCCTGGGCAGAGTAACTAG
- a CDS encoding LuxR C-terminal-related transcriptional regulator: MIALNQDEVRLLRLLVEGASNSTAAKRQGIALRTMELHRQKVMKKLGAKSAAQLGYLFARYEGEHASQ; this comes from the coding sequence ATGATTGCGCTCAACCAAGACGAGGTCCGTCTGCTGCGGCTGTTGGTAGAAGGGGCGTCCAACAGCACAGCGGCCAAACGCCAGGGCATCGCCCTCCGCACGATGGAGCTCCATCGGCAGAAGGTGATGAAGAAGCTTGGGGCCAAGTCGGCCGCCCAGCTCGGCTACCTGTTCGCCCGGTACGAGGGCGAGCACGCAAGTCAGTAG
- a CDS encoding DUF420 domain-containing protein, whose protein sequence is MDFPGPDGFLGTRASLMLDVVVLAMAVVLVALAWSVLQVKRGNFQLHKWTQVGLTVALIVAVLAFEIEMRLYGWEERSAGELGGQASPLTWQVLYVHLVFAVTSFFLWPAVAWRALRRFPSPPAPGEHSRSHIFWARLAAIIMTLTAVTGWTFYCVAFVR, encoded by the coding sequence ATGGATTTCCCCGGACCCGACGGATTCCTCGGCACCCGCGCCTCGCTGATGCTGGACGTTGTGGTGCTGGCCATGGCCGTGGTCCTCGTCGCTTTGGCTTGGAGTGTGCTGCAGGTCAAGCGTGGCAATTTCCAGCTGCACAAGTGGACGCAGGTCGGTCTGACCGTGGCGCTGATCGTTGCGGTGCTCGCGTTCGAGATCGAGATGCGGCTGTACGGCTGGGAGGAGCGGTCCGCCGGCGAGCTCGGCGGACAAGCGTCGCCGCTAACTTGGCAGGTGCTGTACGTGCACCTGGTGTTCGCCGTGACCTCGTTCTTCCTGTGGCCCGCGGTCGCCTGGCGGGCGTTGCGACGGTTCCCGTCGCCGCCGGCGCCGGGCGAGCACAGCCGGAGCCACATCTTCTGGGCCCGGCTAGCGGCGATCATCATGACGCTGACCGCGGTCACCGGCTGGACGTTCTACTGCGTCGCGTTCGTCCGCTAA
- a CDS encoding zf-HC2 domain-containing protein, which produces MNSQQEASSGWTPCEPGRLQELSRRLQCESSACVVRRAAIALSLSAAAVLLVGLAFNFRTEAAPAAIACQEVGQHLVAYARGDCAPELHDRIERHLQRCPRCVKHLEEVRQANALAAPAGRLALLGAAWSDAGRSRPAR; this is translated from the coding sequence ATGAACAGCCAACAAGAAGCATCGAGTGGGTGGACCCCGTGCGAACCCGGCAGACTGCAAGAGCTCTCCCGGCGGCTGCAGTGCGAGAGTTCGGCGTGCGTGGTGCGCCGTGCGGCGATCGCGTTGTCGCTCAGCGCCGCGGCGGTGCTGCTGGTCGGGCTCGCGTTCAACTTCCGGACCGAGGCCGCCCCGGCGGCAATCGCCTGCCAAGAGGTGGGCCAGCACCTGGTCGCCTACGCCCGCGGCGACTGCGCCCCAGAGCTCCACGACCGGATCGAACGCCACCTGCAGCGCTGCCCCCGCTGCGTCAAGCACCTTGAGGAGGTGCGGCAGGCCAATGCGTTGGCAGCCCCGGCCGGGCGGTTAGCCCTGCTTGGCGCCGCGTGGTCGGACGCCGGCCGCTCTAGGCCGGCCCGCTAG
- a CDS encoding Crp/Fnr family transcriptional regulator, whose amino-acid sequence MTESLWWLKQSEIFRRLSAEQLARLEAQSTRRSFAPRSPLLLPSEATDNVFLLTEGLLKVAHVTGDGRETILGYIEPGELFGELAILNDADRDDYVEAVERSSVVALPAAEIRTLMSEHADMAVAITRLVGMRRQRIERRLRNLLFRSNRERLLHLLLDLAEQFGVPSDQGVELRVRLSHQDLAGLIGSTRESVTVLMGELRAAGDIGGGRRRVVLLNPCSIARSVGREKIRLPERGLSERKPLLPCLDRASS is encoded by the coding sequence ATGACCGAATCCCTCTGGTGGCTGAAGCAGAGCGAGATCTTCCGCCGGCTCTCGGCGGAGCAGCTCGCGCGGCTCGAGGCGCAGAGCACACGGCGGAGCTTCGCGCCGCGCAGCCCGCTGCTGCTCCCCTCCGAGGCGACCGACAACGTCTTCCTGCTGACCGAGGGCCTGCTGAAGGTGGCGCACGTCACCGGCGACGGCCGCGAGACCATCCTTGGGTACATCGAGCCGGGCGAGCTGTTCGGCGAGCTTGCGATCCTCAACGACGCCGACCGCGACGACTACGTCGAGGCGGTGGAACGCTCGTCGGTCGTCGCGCTGCCGGCCGCCGAGATACGCACGCTGATGTCCGAGCACGCCGACATGGCCGTCGCGATCACCCGCCTGGTAGGGATGCGGCGGCAGCGGATCGAGCGGCGGCTGCGGAACCTGCTGTTCCGGTCCAACCGCGAGCGGCTGCTGCACCTGCTGCTCGACCTGGCCGAGCAGTTCGGCGTGCCCAGCGATCAGGGCGTCGAGCTCCGGGTGCGGCTCTCGCACCAGGACCTCGCCGGCCTGATCGGCAGCACCCGCGAGTCGGTAACCGTGCTGATGGGCGAGCTCCGCGCCGCGGGCGACATCGGCGGCGGGCGGCGGCGGGTCGTGCTGCTCAACCCGTGCAGCATCGCGCGGTCGGTGGGCCGCGAGAAGATCCGCCTGCCGGAGCGTGGCCTGTCCGAACGCAAGCCGCTCCTGCCGTGCCTGGACCGGGCGTCCAGCTAG
- a CDS encoding ribonuclease D: MSYQHVKSDAHLAEVLEQLRSAKRIGFDTEFVSEDTYRPELCLIQVASEDVLAVIDPQTITDMTPFWKLLSEGDHITIAHAAREELNFSLTSVGAPPANLFDTQIAAAFCSNEYPAAYSSVVSRFVGHKIAKGEQRTDWRRRPLTEDQLNYALEDVRYLHELHDKIMAKLVKHNRVAWLEEEMQSFVEEVTAARTRKRWRKVSGIGNLSPRNLAIVRELWEWRQSEAERRDVPPRRVLRDDLIVELAKQKNAKAERIRSIRGMQYGQLKKMTDQIADCVQRGLDASLDEFKRKRGPAPPPQLNLLGQFLSPAIASVCRGKHVAASLTGTASDFRDMIADHLGYGTEDGEPPALAQGWRAELIGNLINDLLDGKKSIRIKNPKSEHPLAIDGVEDDPEDDD; this comes from the coding sequence TTGTCTTACCAGCACGTAAAGAGTGACGCCCACCTGGCCGAGGTGCTCGAGCAGCTCCGCTCGGCCAAGCGGATCGGCTTCGACACCGAGTTTGTCTCAGAGGACACCTACCGGCCTGAGCTCTGCCTGATCCAGGTGGCGTCGGAGGACGTGCTGGCGGTGATCGACCCGCAGACGATCACGGACATGACGCCGTTCTGGAAGCTGCTCTCCGAGGGCGACCACATCACCATCGCCCACGCCGCGCGGGAGGAGCTGAACTTCTCGCTCACCTCGGTGGGGGCGCCGCCGGCCAACCTGTTCGACACGCAGATCGCCGCCGCCTTCTGCAGCAACGAGTACCCGGCCGCCTACAGCTCGGTAGTCAGCCGCTTTGTCGGCCACAAGATCGCCAAGGGCGAGCAGCGCACCGACTGGCGCCGCCGGCCGCTAACCGAGGACCAGCTCAACTACGCGCTGGAGGACGTCCGCTACCTGCACGAGCTGCACGACAAGATCATGGCCAAGCTCGTTAAGCACAACCGCGTGGCCTGGCTCGAAGAGGAGATGCAGAGCTTCGTCGAAGAGGTGACCGCCGCCCGCACCCGCAAGCGGTGGCGCAAGGTCTCGGGCATCGGCAACCTCAGCCCCCGCAACCTGGCGATCGTGCGCGAGCTGTGGGAGTGGCGGCAGAGCGAGGCCGAGCGTCGCGACGTGCCGCCCCGCCGGGTGCTGCGCGACGACCTGATCGTCGAGCTCGCCAAGCAGAAGAACGCCAAGGCGGAGCGGATCCGCTCGATCCGCGGGATGCAGTACGGCCAGCTCAAGAAGATGACCGACCAGATCGCCGACTGCGTGCAGCGCGGGCTCGACGCGTCGCTCGACGAGTTCAAACGCAAGCGTGGGCCCGCGCCCCCGCCACAGCTAAACCTTTTGGGCCAGTTCCTCTCACCGGCGATCGCCAGCGTCTGCCGCGGCAAGCACGTGGCCGCCAGCCTGACCGGCACCGCCAGCGACTTCCGCGACATGATTGCCGACCACCTTGGCTACGGCACCGAGGACGGCGAGCCGCCGGCGCTGGCGCAGGGCTGGCGGGCGGAACTGATCGGCAACCTCATCAACGACCTGCTGGACGGCAAGAAGAGCATCCGGATCAAGAACCCCAAGAGCGAGCACCCGCTCGCCATCGACGGCGTCGAGGACGACCCCGAAGACGACGACTGA
- a CDS encoding sodium:proton antiporter, producing MSTESHHSAEGGGKVVLAIVLVAAIYVAALVAGLPQKATALIVASNAAHGATEHADGGHADAAHADEDHADGEHADEEHAADDHAGEQAGEAGHSDSEHADAEHADHGHGEGIVAPPVWTVIPFVLLLGAIALLPLIPFTEHWWESNLHRLQLAAVLGLLTLAYYGFLHEHPIDGHFPAHYIADFDADGFNWDEVTAILGGSVAQEYVPFIVLLFSLYTICGGIRIEGDLQANPMTNAIFMGVGGALASFIGTTGAAMLFIRPLLETNSERKHVVHTVVFFIFIVCNCGGCLLPIGDPPLFLGYLAGVNFFWTMELWPEWLMCNGLLLIVYLLLDELIYYRRETEADITRDIRQIRHLKYMGVWLNGPLLLGVVAAVAFLDPSKTVPGTDWHPWLYLREMVQLGLVATSLALGAREVRRANSFNYHAIQEVAALFIGIFVCMQPALQILGLNGKYLADNYLTSPMHFYWVTGALSSVLDNAPTYLVFFKTAQVPGLGGPTAGVEPHYLTAISLGAVFMGAMTYIGNGPNFMVKAIAEKSGVKMPSFFGYMAYSCLILLPILAIVGWRTFR from the coding sequence ATGTCTACAGAGTCCCATCACTCCGCTGAAGGCGGCGGCAAGGTCGTTCTCGCAATTGTGCTGGTGGCCGCTATCTATGTGGCGGCATTGGTGGCTGGTCTGCCCCAAAAGGCAACCGCGCTAATTGTGGCGTCCAACGCGGCGCACGGCGCCACTGAGCACGCCGACGGCGGTCATGCCGACGCTGCGCACGCGGACGAAGACCACGCCGATGGCGAGCACGCCGATGAGGAACACGCGGCCGACGACCACGCCGGTGAGCAGGCCGGTGAGGCCGGCCACTCGGATTCCGAGCACGCCGACGCTGAGCACGCCGACCACGGTCATGGGGAGGGGATTGTTGCTCCGCCGGTCTGGACCGTGATCCCGTTTGTGCTGCTGCTGGGCGCGATCGCCCTGCTGCCGCTGATCCCATTCACCGAACACTGGTGGGAATCGAACCTGCACCGCTTGCAGCTAGCTGCTGTGCTGGGCCTGCTGACGCTCGCCTACTACGGGTTCTTGCATGAGCACCCGATCGACGGCCACTTCCCGGCGCACTATATCGCGGATTTCGACGCCGACGGGTTCAACTGGGACGAGGTGACCGCCATCCTGGGCGGATCCGTGGCCCAGGAGTACGTGCCGTTTATCGTCCTGCTGTTCAGCCTGTACACCATCTGCGGCGGCATCCGCATCGAGGGCGACCTGCAGGCCAACCCAATGACCAACGCGATCTTCATGGGTGTCGGCGGCGCGTTGGCGAGCTTTATCGGCACCACCGGCGCCGCCATGCTGTTCATCCGACCGCTGCTCGAGACCAACAGCGAACGCAAGCACGTCGTGCACACGGTGGTGTTCTTCATCTTCATCGTCTGCAACTGCGGCGGCTGCCTGCTGCCGATCGGCGACCCGCCGCTGTTCCTCGGCTACCTGGCCGGCGTCAACTTCTTCTGGACCATGGAGCTGTGGCCCGAGTGGCTGATGTGCAACGGCCTGCTGCTGATCGTCTACCTGCTGCTCGACGAGCTGATCTACTACCGCCGCGAGACCGAGGCCGACATCACCCGCGACATCCGCCAGATCCGCCACCTGAAGTACATGGGCGTGTGGCTCAACGGCCCGCTGCTGCTGGGCGTGGTCGCCGCGGTGGCGTTCCTTGACCCCTCCAAGACGGTTCCCGGGACCGACTGGCACCCGTGGCTCTACCTCCGCGAGATGGTGCAGCTCGGCCTGGTTGCCACATCGCTGGCGCTGGGGGCGCGTGAGGTGCGTCGGGCCAACTCGTTCAACTACCACGCCATCCAAGAGGTGGCGGCGCTGTTCATCGGCATTTTCGTCTGCATGCAGCCCGCGCTGCAGATCCTGGGGCTGAACGGCAAGTACCTGGCCGACAACTACCTGACCTCGCCGATGCACTTCTACTGGGTGACCGGCGCGCTCTCCAGCGTGCTCGACAACGCCCCCACCTACCTCGTGTTCTTCAAGACCGCCCAGGTTCCCGGATTGGGCGGGCCGACCGCCGGCGTCGAGCCGCACTACCTGACCGCCATCAGCCTGGGGGCCGTCTTTATGGGAGCCATGACCTACATCGGCAACGGACCGAACTTTATGGTTAAGGCGATCGCCGAGAAGTCGGGCGTGAAGATGCCCAGCTTCTTCGGGTACATGGCCTACAGCTGCCTGATCCTGCTGCCGATCCTGGCGATCGTCGGCTGGCGGACGTTTAGGTAG